One window from the genome of Pseudonocardia hierapolitana encodes:
- a CDS encoding MFS transporter, which produces MAQTVETDFGTLRRVGFSSFIGAMIEWYDFFLYGQAAALVFGQVFFPGGDPLVGTLAAFATFAVGFGARPIGGVIFGHLGDRVGRKSALVATLFLMGIATFLIGILPTYAAIGVWAPVLLVVLRLLQGVAAGGEWGGAVLMLTEHAPPRRRGFYGAWPQMASSAALILATGLMYGMSEALGDEQFLSWGWRVPFLVSFLLIFVGIFIRLRIPESPEFERVKKAEQIADRPVVDAVRTEWRSILLVIGMRVAENVCGYLVSVFALSYATSNLGLAASLGLLANMLAAAVQFVVTPLYGALSDRIGRKPVYLFGAGLHVALAFPFFALVQTKNVPLILIAWVLGYAIANGALFATQPAFFSELFGTKVRYSGISIGYQFSAMIAGGLAPFVATGLVAWAGGATWPVSLYWMAVGLITFVTTLLCRETAPVRTGPR; this is translated from the coding sequence ATGGCCCAGACCGTGGAGACCGACTTCGGGACCCTGCGCCGCGTCGGCTTCTCCAGCTTCATCGGCGCGATGATCGAGTGGTACGACTTCTTCCTGTACGGCCAGGCAGCCGCACTCGTGTTCGGCCAGGTCTTCTTCCCCGGCGGCGACCCGCTGGTCGGCACCCTCGCCGCCTTCGCGACGTTCGCCGTGGGGTTCGGCGCGCGCCCGATCGGTGGCGTGATCTTCGGCCACCTCGGCGACCGGGTCGGCCGCAAGTCGGCGCTCGTCGCCACGCTCTTCCTGATGGGCATCGCGACGTTCCTGATCGGCATCCTGCCGACGTACGCGGCGATCGGGGTGTGGGCCCCCGTGCTGCTCGTCGTGCTGCGGCTGCTGCAGGGCGTCGCGGCAGGCGGTGAGTGGGGCGGCGCGGTGCTGATGCTCACCGAGCACGCCCCGCCACGCAGGCGCGGCTTCTACGGCGCGTGGCCGCAGATGGCCTCCTCGGCCGCGCTGATCCTCGCCACCGGCCTGATGTACGGGATGTCGGAGGCGCTCGGGGACGAGCAGTTCCTGTCGTGGGGCTGGCGGGTGCCGTTCCTCGTGTCGTTCCTGCTGATCTTCGTCGGGATCTTCATCCGGCTCCGCATCCCGGAGTCGCCGGAGTTCGAGCGGGTCAAGAAGGCCGAACAGATCGCGGACCGCCCGGTGGTCGACGCGGTGCGCACCGAGTGGCGCTCGATCCTGCTGGTGATCGGGATGCGCGTCGCCGAGAACGTCTGCGGCTACCTGGTGTCGGTGTTCGCGCTCTCGTACGCCACGAGCAACCTCGGCCTCGCCGCGAGCCTCGGCCTGCTCGCCAACATGCTCGCCGCCGCCGTGCAGTTCGTCGTCACGCCGTTGTACGGCGCGCTGTCCGACCGCATCGGCCGCAAGCCGGTCTACCTGTTCGGCGCCGGCCTGCACGTCGCGCTCGCGTTCCCGTTCTTCGCGCTCGTGCAGACGAAGAACGTGCCGCTGATCCTGATCGCGTGGGTGCTCGGCTACGCGATCGCCAACGGTGCCCTGTTCGCCACGCAACCGGCGTTCTTCTCGGAGTTGTTCGGCACGAAGGTGCGCTACTCCGGCATCTCGATCGGCTACCAGTTCTCCGCGATGATCGCGGGTGGGCTGGCGCCGTTCGTCGCCACCGGCCTGGTCGCATGGGCGGGCGGGGCGACGTGGCCGGTCTCGCTCTACTGGATG